A genomic window from Vitis riparia cultivar Riparia Gloire de Montpellier isolate 1030 chromosome 18, EGFV_Vit.rip_1.0, whole genome shotgun sequence includes:
- the LOC117906059 gene encoding laccase-15-like isoform X1 yields the protein MPRYPWTDGPEYITQYPIQPGSKFSQKIILSSEEGTLWWHAHSDWTRAIVHGAIIVYPKNETKYPFHKPNAEVLIILGQWWKIDVNVIRDEGLASGVDANASDSLLINGQPGDLLPCSKSGTFKLAVDYGKTYLLRIINAALHEALFFSIAKHKMTVVGIDGSYTKPLTQDYITIFPGQTFDVLLEANQHSDHYYMVAIIFSLTPTGRNIYDNTTTTAIVQYRGYYTPSSPPFLPHLPAYNDTNASVQVMANLRSLADAEHPCNVPLSTSTKLIYTVSLNSYPCVNDSYSGPNGTWSAASINNISFHTPTIDILEAYYYNISGVYEDKFPSVPPVVFDFTADYLPLLYQLPSTGTEVRVLEYNSTVELVFQGTNLVGGAIHPMHLHGHSFYVVGWGFGNFDENRDPMRYNLVDPPHQNTISVPKNGWVAIRFEASNPRVWFMHCHVEEHLTWAMETAFLVKNGKHLEAQMLPPPSDMPPC from the exons TGGTGGCATGCTCATAGTGATTGGACCCGAGCCATCGTTCATGGAGCTATAATCGTCTATCCCAAGAATGAAACCAAGTATCCTTTTCACAAACCTAATGCAGAAGTTCTCATCATATTAG GACAATGGTGGAAGATTGATGTGAATGTGATTCGAGATGAAGGGCTTGCAAGTGGAGTTGACGCCAATGCCTCTGATTCTTTATTGATAAATGGACAACCTGGTGATCTACTTCCATGCTCAAAATCAG GCACATTCAAGCTAGCAGTGGATTATGGAAAGACCTATCTACTTCGCATAATCAATGCTGCCTTGCACGAGgctctcttcttctccattgcCAAGCATAAAATGACAGTGGTAGGAATAGATGGTAGCTACACGAAACCATTGACACAAGATTATATCACAATATTTCCTGGCCAAACCTTCGATGTCTTACTAGAAGCTAACCAACACTCGGATCATTATTACATGGTAGCTATAATTTTTTCCCTTACCCCGACAGGTCGTAATATTTATGATAACACAACCACCACAGCTATTGTTCAGTACAGGGGATACTACACTCCATCTTCACCTCCCTTCTTGCCTCATTTACCTgcatacaatgacacaaatgcaTCGGTTCAGGTCATGGCCAACCTCCGAAGCTTAGCAGATGCAGAACATCCTTGCAATGTCCCATTGAGCACGAGCACTAAACTGATTTACACTGTTTCTTTAAACTCGTACCCATGCGTCAATGATTCATATTCAGGGCCAAATGGGACGTGGTCTGCCGCAAGTATAAACAACATAAGCTTCCATACCCCTACAATTGACATATTGGAAGCTTACTATTATAACATTAGTGGTGTATATGAAGATAAATTTCCTAGCGTTCCACCAGTGGTGTTTGATTTTACAGCTGATTATCTTCCATTACTCTATCAGTTGCCGAGCACCGGAACAGAAGTAAGGGTTCTTGAGTATAACTCCACAGTGGAGCTTGTTTTTCAAGGGACAAACTTGGTTGGAGGGGCAATCCACCccatgcatctccatggacacaGTTTCTATGTTGTTGGATGGGGATTTGGGAATTTCGATGAAAATAGGGATCCTATGCGCTACAATCTGGTGGATCCTCCCCATCAGAATACCATCTCTGTTCCTAAGAATGGTTGGGTTGCAATCAGGTTCGAGGCCTCCAACCCTA GAGTGTGGTTCATGCACTGCCATGTAGAAGAACATCTGACTTGGGCTATGGAAACTGCATTCTTAGTGAAAAATGGTAAACACCTAGAAGCTCAAATGTTGCCTCCTCCATCCGACATGCCACCATGTTGA
- the LOC117906059 gene encoding laccase-14-like isoform X2, translated as MPRYPWTDGPEYITQYPIQPGSKFSQKIILSSEEGTLWWHAHSDWTRAIVHGAIIVYPKNETKYPFHKPNAEVLIILGQWWKIDVNVIRDEGLASGVDANASDSLLINGQPGDLLPCSKSGTFKLAVDYGKTYLLRIINAALHEALFFSIAKHKMTVVGIDGSYTKPLTQDYITIFPGQTFDVLLEANQHSDHYYMVAIIFSLTPTGRNIYDNTTTTAIVQYRGYYTPSSPPFLPHLPAYNDTNASVQVMANLRSLADAEHPCNVPLSTSTKLIYTVSLNSYPCVNDSYSGPNGTWSAASINNISFHTPTIDILEAYYYNISGVYEDKFPSVPPVVFDFTADYLPLLYQLPSTGTEVRVLEYNSTVELVFQGTNLVGGAIHPMHLHGHSFYVVGWGFGNFDENRDPMRYNLVDPPHQNTISVPKNGWVAIRSVVHALPCRRTSDLGYGNCILSEKW; from the exons TGGTGGCATGCTCATAGTGATTGGACCCGAGCCATCGTTCATGGAGCTATAATCGTCTATCCCAAGAATGAAACCAAGTATCCTTTTCACAAACCTAATGCAGAAGTTCTCATCATATTAG GACAATGGTGGAAGATTGATGTGAATGTGATTCGAGATGAAGGGCTTGCAAGTGGAGTTGACGCCAATGCCTCTGATTCTTTATTGATAAATGGACAACCTGGTGATCTACTTCCATGCTCAAAATCAG GCACATTCAAGCTAGCAGTGGATTATGGAAAGACCTATCTACTTCGCATAATCAATGCTGCCTTGCACGAGgctctcttcttctccattgcCAAGCATAAAATGACAGTGGTAGGAATAGATGGTAGCTACACGAAACCATTGACACAAGATTATATCACAATATTTCCTGGCCAAACCTTCGATGTCTTACTAGAAGCTAACCAACACTCGGATCATTATTACATGGTAGCTATAATTTTTTCCCTTACCCCGACAGGTCGTAATATTTATGATAACACAACCACCACAGCTATTGTTCAGTACAGGGGATACTACACTCCATCTTCACCTCCCTTCTTGCCTCATTTACCTgcatacaatgacacaaatgcaTCGGTTCAGGTCATGGCCAACCTCCGAAGCTTAGCAGATGCAGAACATCCTTGCAATGTCCCATTGAGCACGAGCACTAAACTGATTTACACTGTTTCTTTAAACTCGTACCCATGCGTCAATGATTCATATTCAGGGCCAAATGGGACGTGGTCTGCCGCAAGTATAAACAACATAAGCTTCCATACCCCTACAATTGACATATTGGAAGCTTACTATTATAACATTAGTGGTGTATATGAAGATAAATTTCCTAGCGTTCCACCAGTGGTGTTTGATTTTACAGCTGATTATCTTCCATTACTCTATCAGTTGCCGAGCACCGGAACAGAAGTAAGGGTTCTTGAGTATAACTCCACAGTGGAGCTTGTTTTTCAAGGGACAAACTTGGTTGGAGGGGCAATCCACCccatgcatctccatggacacaGTTTCTATGTTGTTGGATGGGGATTTGGGAATTTCGATGAAAATAGGGATCCTATGCGCTACAATCTGGTGGATCCTCCCCATCAGAATACCATCTCTGTTCCTAAGAATGGTTGGGTTGCAATCAG GAGTGTGGTTCATGCACTGCCATGTAGAAGAACATCTGACTTGGGCTATGGAAACTGCATTCTTAGTGAAAAATGGTAA